From a region of the Dictyostelium discoideum AX4 chromosome 2 chromosome, whole genome shotgun sequence genome:
- the aspS2 gene encoding aspartate-tRNA ligase, whose amino-acid sequence MSEENNHKEKSKNEIKKEKKKIEKEKKITELKSKKKINEKNNTINYDDDDDNDDDNFKNKKWGEINNENYKEIIKNRFVKEWSNISDLNESCVGKYVLIRARVSNIRSFGNSLCFLQLRDGLSSIQAVISKNDENNSKSMIHFINSTITKESIIDIEAILTNSSTPIESCIIKNLELKIYSLFLQSKSNSSLPLQFDDLSKPTTYQNYDDNGYTYVIPLNSRLNNRCLDLRTFYNLSIFKIQSAISNLFRDQLLINDFIEIHSPKIIKQSINENSFKLNYFNEIAYLSESTQFYRQLAIVSDFKRVFEIGPVYRTDLGHTHRHLNEFTSLDFEMTFKDHYHEVLDFLDNLMISIFKILETNYENELKIINNYQLQFEKFKFSTKTPRFTFSEVKLMLIEFSENENNKFCMELFDYLNVQEERIFGKIVKEKFNVDYYIIEKPSSEYQPFYIMPDSNNEKLLNSFHIYINGEKIGSGSQRIHDWKLLEKRYKNYYINHNNNNNNNNNNNNNNNNNNNNNNIENYINIFKFGCSQHAGCSIGLERLVMAYLGLENIRKASFCPRDPTRLTP is encoded by the exons ATGTCTGAAGAAAATAATCATAAAGAAAAAAG taaaaatgaaattaaaaaagaaaaaaaaaagattgaaaaagaaaaaaagattacagaattaaaatcaaaaaaaaaaataaatgaaaaaaataatactataaattatgatgatgatgacgataatgatgatgataattttaaaaataaaaaatggggtgaaataaataatgaaaattataaagaaataataaaaaatagatttgtTAAAGAATGGAGTAATATTTCagatttaaatgaatcatGTGTTGGAAAATATGTATTAATTAGAGCTCGAGTTTCAAATATTCGTTCATTTGGTAATAGTCTTtgttttttacaattaaGAGACGGTTTATCAAGTATTCAAGCTGTGATatcaaaaaatgatgaaaataattcaaaatcaatgatCCACTTTatcaattcaacaattacaaaagaatcaataattgatattgaagcaattttaacaaattcatcaacaccaattgaaagttgtataattaaaaatttagaattaaaaatttattcattatttttacaatcaaaatcaaattcatcattacCTTTACAATTTGATGATCTTTCAAAACCAACGACATATCAAAAttatgatgataatggttaTACTTATGTGATTCCATTAAATAGTAGATTAAATAATAGGTGTTTAGATTTACGaactttttataatttatcaatatttaaaattcaatcagctatatcaaatttatttagggatcaactattaataaatgatttcaTTGAAATTCATTCACCaaagataataaaacaatcaattaatgaaaattcatttaaattaaattatttcaatgaAATTGCATATTTATCAGAATCAACACAATTTTATAGACAATTAGCAATTGTATCTGATTTTAAAAGGGTGTTTGAAATTGGGCCTGTATATAGAACTGATTTAGGTCATACTCATCgtcatttaaatgaatttacaAGTTTAGATTTTGAAATGACATTTAAAGATCATTATCATGaagttttagattttttagataatttaatgatttcaatatttaaaattttagaaacaaattatgaaaatgaattaaaaattattaataattatcaattacaatttgaaaaatttaaattttcaactaAAACACCAAGATTTACATTTAGTGAAGTGAAATTAAtgttaattgaattttctgaaaatgaaaataataaattttgtatggagttatttgattatttaaatgtacAAGAAGAAAgaatttttggaaaaattGTTAAAGAGAAATTTAATGTAGATTATTATATCATTGAAAAACCATCTTCTGAATATCAACCATTTTATATAATGCcagattcaaataatgaaaaattattaaattcatttcatatttatattaatggTGAAAAAATTGGTTCAGGTTCTCAACGTATTCATGATTGGAAATTACttgaaaaaagatataaaaattattatataaatcataataataataataataataataataataataataataataataataataataataataacaataatattgaaaattatattaatattttcaaatttggTTGTTCACAACATGCTGGTTGTAGTATTGGTTTAGAACGTTTGGTTATGGCTTATTTAGGTTTGGAAAATATTAGAAAAGCTAGTTTTTGCCCTCGTGATCCAACAAGATTAACtccataa
- the pex2 gene encoding RING zinc finger-containing protein, whose product MVDNYNNNNILPTNTSTTTTTNTTITPTPPLPPPPPISNILDNNNNNNLIKNDIKNDKVAVSNSNVRPSSSSVSYENSDWNKVYNSEREKLHEVNKQILNIKRPSTSIVRVSQLDSARLDEEILDLLRSQFMKIFTFFKPNFIHNFQPEINLVLKSVIYKLSIFNLGTTYGNQLQNLTYRNEKAFDPIRGSDQLNKLTMRQKWLSGLINIGGEWLWTRINRYLINNNWSEHPPNDIRKKFWNFLNFAESAYKALALLNFLTFLFNGKYVTLVNRILHMRLVYAHPTLSRNISFEYMNRLLVWHGFTEFILFIMPLINIDRIKSFLYRLLVKTSFGNSSGNNNNTASNPLQQLQKQQLLIQQQQMALAKCPICMNDPISMPYSADCGHLFCYYCIKTSCMIDSSFTCPRCNSLISNIKRFSIQD is encoded by the exons atggtggataactataataataataatatattaccAACAAATACatctacaactacaactacaaataCGACAATAACACCtacaccaccactaccaccaccacctccaatttcaaatatattagataataataataacaataatttaataaaaaatgatataaagAATGATAAAGTTGCAGTATCGAATTCAAATGTTAgaccatcatcttcatcagtTTCATATGAAAATTCAGATTGGAATAAGGTATATAATAGTGAAAGAGAGAAATTACATGAagttaataaacaaattttaaatataaaaagacCATCAACTAGTATAGTTAGAGTTAGTCAATTAGATTCTGCAAGATTAGATGAagaaattttagatttattaagATCTCaatttatgaaaatatttacattttttaaa CCAAACTTTATACATAATTTTCAAccagaaattaatttagtaTTAAAATCagttatatataaattatcaatatttaatttaggTACAACGTATGGTAACCAGTTACAAAATTTGACATATAGGAATGAAAAAGCATTCGACCCAATTAGAGGTTCTGatcaattgaataaattaacaaTGAGACAGAAATGGTTGTCGGGTTTGATTAATATTGGTGGTGAATGGTTATGGACTAGAATCAATCGATATTTGATTAACAACAATTGGAGTGAGCATCCACCTAATGATATAAGAAAAAAGTTTTggaactttttaaattttgcaGAGAGTGCTTATAAAGCTTTGGCATTATTGAATTTCTTGACATTCCTATTCAATGGGAAATATGTAACATTAGTAAACCGTATACTACATATGAGATTAGTGTATGCCCATCCAACATTGTCTAGAAACATTTCATTCGAATATATGAATAGATTATTGGTTTGGCATGGTTTCACTGAATTCATATTATTCATTATGCCATTAATCAATATAGATcgtataaaatcatttttatatcGTTTATTAGTTAAAACTTCTTTTggtaatagtagtggtaataataataatacagcTTCAAATCcattacaacaattacaaaaacaacaattattaattcaacaacaacaaatggcTTTAGCAAAATGTCCAATTTGTATGAATGATCCAATTAGTATGCCTTATTCAGCTGATTGTGGTCATCTTTTTTGCTATTATTGTATTAAAACTTCTTGTATGATTGATTCCTCTTTTACTTGTCCACGttgtaattctttaatttcaaatattaaaagattttcaattcaagattaa
- the cupI gene encoding cup family protein, producing MSNKLNKQISTEISECYLKEKPQQSFKKSNEIKMSNELINKISNEISNCYLKEKPQQAKKETKKKSIRSLPTDLPPLKSITPLKSWIFLQCRQMDANGNPLCCGVSGRYTQPGTQCILWQIDENDPSQLWQISKDGHLVSLLAGNYVMDYNNDGTNLAIANGWNNYTSQIWTYNSSTGQIENSNYPNTCLGIKGAFNEPITPTNGTELVIDQPIDNNNLCFQWDLVPSYPLNTILTSPPQAFPTFPGDQNTAFIEISQYLSNVDDIRSQYTNLSVSLPFFQSQMSAMSYPSYLSHEEFDFVRDQLSTEFNYAQEIINLIGNYESFHNELFADNSARLNQLATLCQLEIGSDINAMGSVIQVFSGMMYSILEALPGVGPILGNVLQTAVNIGVAASDGHSTIQPDPFQVALSNLWDTLSTNYEALLSNVSNMETMLLQDWGMMVTTHGLIETLSGPNSLAWQSSMTGDLISAAVPGYEISLLQILMPSKYQIYRYDLANNGNVGLPDDIPSSCLWTDPNDSNITYFIADNETTKVYPDDSLMSLIWGNGVSEQEFFLSANGWNFCMSLLNDNIGSGAPTISNNTSTALNFKIQFSPTQIYNYDVPTHSSNFTTEFDNTAIENSYYQITIYDNTNSWVASISVRVDIFVMRGADVSVLSSSCADGYYLGTPNCLQGSFAHSFTGSINIPIFEN from the coding sequence atgtcaaacaaattaaataaacaaatttcaaCTGAAATATCAGAAtgttatttaaaagaaaaaccaCAACAGTCTTTCAAAAAaagtaatgaaattaaaatgtccaatgaattaattaacaaaatttcaaatgaaatatcaaattgttatttaaaagaaaaaccaCAACAAGCTAAAAAAGAAactaaaaagaaatcaattcgTTCACTACCAACTGATTTACCACCATTGAAATCTATTACACCATTAAAAAGTTGGATATTCCTTCAATGTAGACAAATGGACGCAAATGGTAATCCACTATGTTGTGGAGTTTCTGGTAGATATACACAACCGGGTACTCAATGTATTCTATGGCAAATCGATGAAAATGATCCAAGTCAACTTTGGCAAATATCAAAGGATGGTCATTTAGTATCTCTTTTAGCTGGTAACTATGTGATGGATTACAATAATGATGGTACCAATTTAGCAATTGCCAATGGTTGGAATAATTATACAAGTCAAATTTGGACCTACAATTCAAGTACCGgacaaattgaaaattcaaattaccCAAATACATGTCTAGGAATAAAAGGAGCATTCAATGAACCAATCACTCCAACGAATGGCACTGAATTGGTTATTGATCAgccaattgataataataaccttTGCTTTCAATGGGATTTGGTACCTTCATATCCATTGAATACCATTTTAACAAGTCCTCCACAAGCATTCCCTACATTCCCTGGAGATCAAAATACAGCATTCATTGAAATTAGTCAATATCTTAGCAATGTTGATGATATTAGAAGTCAGTATACAAATCTTTCAGTGTCATTACCATTTTTCCAATCGCAAATGTCAGCAATGAGTTATCCAAGTTATTTATCTCATGAAGAGTTTGATTTTGTTAGAGATCAATTATCTACAGAATTCAATTATGCTCaagaaattatcaatttaattGGCAATTATGAATCGTTCCATAACGAATTATTTGCTGATAACTCTGCaagattaaatcaattagCAACACTTTGCCAATTGGAAATAGGTTCAGATATTAATGCAATGGGTTCTGTAATTCAAGTATTTAGTGGTATGATGTATTCAATTTTAGAGGCATTACCAGGTGTTGGCCCTATTCTTGGAAATGTATTACAGACAGCGGTCAATATTGGTGTTGCTGCTTCCGATGGTCATAGTACAATTCAACCTGATCCATTCCAAGTTGCATTATCTAATCTATGGGATACCCTAAGTACAAATTATGAAGCACTTTTATCCAACGTATCCAATATGGAAACAATGTTACTTCAAGATTGGGGAATGATGGTAACAACTCATGGTTTAATTGAAACGTTAAGTGGCCCAAACTCACTTGCTTGGCAATCGTCAATGACTGGTGACTTAATTTCAGCCGCTGTACCAGGTTATGAAATTTCACtacttcaaattttaatgcCATCAAAATATCAAATCTATCGTTATGATCTTgctaataatggtaatgtcGGATTGCCAGATGATATTCCATCATCATGTCTATGGACTGATCCAAATGATAGTAATATTACCTATTTCATTGCCGATAATGAAACTACAAAAGTTTATCCAGACGATTCTTTAATGTCATTGATTTGGGGTAATGGTGTTTCAGAACAAGAATTTTTCTTATCAGCCAATGGTTGGAATTTTTGTATGTCTTTACTCAATGATAATATTGGTTCAGGTGCtccaacaatttcaaataatacttCAACAgctttaaattttaaaattcaatttagtCCAACTCAAATCTACAATTATGATGTCCCAACTCATTCATCGAATTTTACAactgaatttgataatactGCCATTGAAAATagttattatcaaataaccATTTATGATAATACTAATAGTTGGGTTGCATCTATATCAGTTCGTGTTGATATCTTTGTAATGAGAGGTGCTGATGTTTCTGTACTTAGTAGTTCTTGTGCTGATGGTTATTATTTAGGTACTCCAAATTGTCTTCAAGGTTCATTTGCCCATAGTTTTACTGGTTCAATTAATATcccaatttttgaaaattaa
- the aspS1 gene encoding aspartate-tRNA ligase: MSETTPVPVGEAGEKSATALKKEQKKLEKEKKIAEAKAKKAAEKSAASGNSGEQKNEKKQEQVEENNSNWGELPMNQSKEKITREWTDVSQLTESLVGKSVLIRARLSTSRLQGANLCFVQLRDGLYTVQAVVAKGGSNSKSMVQFVGQVPKESIVDVQATVVSTSVPIESCTQKSVELQVSSFFIVSKSTLLPLQIEDLSRAQPLLDKQEDDLKQLEQLLQNTNLNEQEKTDLEKKKSECIKFVNVSQEKRLDNRALDLRVPAHQSIFRLQSGVCTLFREQLLGEGFIEIHSPKIISAASESGASVFKLNYFNTHAYLAQSPQLYKQMAICADFNKVFEIGPVFRAENSNTHRHLTEFVGLDLEMTFKDHYHEALDTLDRLMTSIFRGLETRFAKEIESVNTQYPFEPFKFTYPSPRFTFDEAAAMLAELNDPDYIVKDNDFNTRQEKRLGKIIKEKFGVDFFIVDKFHVEVRPFYTMPDPNNPQWANAYDLFMRGEEICSGAQRIHDPELLEKSAKSHGVVIEDIQGYIDSFKYGCSQHAGGGVGLERVVMLYLGLGNIRKASFCPRDPTRLTP; encoded by the exons atGTCAGAAACTACACCAGTTCCTGTTGGCGAAGCAGGTGAAAAAAG TGCTACagcattaaaaaaagaacaaaagaaattagaaaaagagaaaaagataGCAGAAGCTAAAGCAAAGAAAGCCGCTGAGAAATCAGCAGCAAGTGGTAATAGTGGTGAACAAAAGAATGAAAAGAAACAAGAACAAGTTGAAGAGAATAATAGTAATTGGGGTGAATTACCAATGAATCAAAGTAAAGAAAAGATTACAAGAGAATGGACAGATGTATCACAATTGACAGAATCATTAGTTGGTAAATCAGTATTAATTCGTGCACGTCTTTCAACAAGTCGTTTACAAGGTGCCAATCTTTGTTTTGTACAATTAAGAGATGGTTTATATACAGTTCAAGCAGTTGTTGCCAAAGGTGGATCCAACTCGAAATCAATGGTGCAATTTGTTGGACAAGTTCCAAAGGAATCCATTGTTGACGTTCAAGCAACCGTTGTCTCAACCAGTGTACCAATTGAAAGTTGTACACAAAAATCCGTAGAATTACaagtttcatcatttttcatcgtatcaaaatcaacattACTCCCATTACAAATTGAAGATCTCTCAAGAGCCCAACCATTATTGGATAAGCAAGAAGACGATCTCAAGCAATTGGAACAACTTTTACAAAATACCAACTTGAATGAACAAGAGAAAACCGATTTAGAAAAGAAGAAGAGTGAATgtattaaatttgtaaacGTATCACAAGAGAAGCGTTTGGATAACAGAGCATTGGATCTTAGAGTACCAGCCCACCAATCTATTTTCCGTCTTCAATCAGGAGTTTGTACACTCTTCCGTGAACAATTACTCGGTGAGGGTTTCATTGAAATTCATTCACCAAAGATCATTTCCGCTGCCTCTGAATCTGGTGCCTCTGTTTTCAAATTAAACTATTTCAATACCCATGCCTATTTGGCCCAATCACCACAACTTTACAAACAAATGGCAATCTGTGCCGATTTCAATAAGGTCTTTGAAATTGGTCCAGTTTTCCGTGCTGAAAACTCCAATACTCATCGTCATTTGACCGAGTTTGTTGGTCTCGATCTTGAAATGACCTTTAAGGATCATTATCATGAGGCTTTGGATACTTTGGATCGTTTAATGACCTCGATTTTCCGTGGTTTAGAGACTCGTTTCGCAAAGGAAATCGAATCTGTAAACACTCAATACCCATTCGAACCTTTCAAATTCACTTATCCATCACCACGTTTCACCTTTGATGAAGCCGCTGCTATGTTGGCCGAATTAAATGACCCAGATTACATTGTAAAAGACAATGATTTCAATACTCGTCAAGAGAAACGTTTAGGTAAAATCATCAAAGAGAAATTTGGTGTAGATTTCTTTATCGTCGATAAATTCCACGTTGAAGTTCGTCCATTCTATACCATGCCTGATCCAAATAATCCACAATGGGCAAATGCTTACGATCTCTTTATGAGAGGTGAAGAAATTTGTTCTGGTGCTCAACGTATTCATGATCCAGAATTACTCGAAAAGAGTGCTAAATCTCATGGTGTTGTTATTGAGGATATTCAAGGTTATATCGATTCCTTTAAATATGGTTGTTCACAACAtgctggtggtggtgttggtttaGAACGTGTAGTTATGCTTTATTTAGGTTTAGGTAATATTAGAAAAGCTAGTTTCTGTCCACGTGATCCAACAAGATTAACtccataa
- the fscD gene encoding G-protein-coupled receptor family protein (Similar to GPCR): MFIILKFLISFFLICNFFNYNDHFASGQTLPPGFCPSPLIYRNSTNRQNDIENGYLFIGQTNCTSPCPSLIFSENEWHRVYNMSLIAGTISMFALIFLIITYSPLVNKYNGYTRHTVGILFLFCGIFLTVTTDGRQLWDIDLGFEKYCPEPGRFARQSDTKCLVTAIFFQYGCVTSILWWAAISVDLWMTIRKVKISKLQFITYAVILNIITLILTFAPIASKQYGYGEAAIGCWLMDLKYQVGYFWAPVGFCLCVGCVSIVLIIREIYKVSDAIKKKLLAKHLKPLMLIILMLSEFIYMFIFYSYTTSRRGHYHDVVEKYIRCLFINASNPSICEVDVSISSPAHFFFHFCMRLMGIEGLIFFGFTRQTKRIWLRSFWLNNSFIKKLIPSLSSISSDEKTSNSSHRTTRGCRETEFGESIEQSNDPEHFIELSGVDSKN; the protein is encoded by the exons atgttTATTAtcctaaaatttttaatatcgtTTTTCctaatttgtaatttttttaattataatgatcATTTTGCATCTGGTCAAACATTACCTCCTGGATTTTGTCCTTCGCCATTAATATATAGAAATTCAACTAATAGAcaaaatgatattgaaaatggttATCTGTTTATTGGTCAAACAAATTGTACTTCACCATGTCCAAg tttaatattttcagaAAATGAATGGCATAGAGTTTATAATATGTCATTAATAGCAGGAACAATTTCAATGTTTGcattgatatttttaattattacatATAGTCCAttagtaaataaatataatggGTATACAAGACATACTGttggaattttatttttattttgtggtATATTCTTAACGGTTACTACGGATGGTAGACAACTTTGGGATATTGATTTaggatttgaaaaatattgtCCGGAACCTGGAAGATTTGCAAGACAATCAGATACAAAATGCTTAGTTACTGCAATTTTCTTTCAATATGGCTGTGTTACTTCAATATTATGGTGGGCTGCAATATCGGTTGATTTATGGATGACAATAAGAAAAGTGAAAATTTCAAAACTCCAATTCATAACTTATGCTGTGATTTTGAATATAATTAcattaattttaacattTGCTCCAATTGCATCAAAACAATATGGATATGGTGAAGCGGCAATTGGCTGTTGGTTAATGGATTTGAAATATCAAGTTGGTTATTTTTGGGCACCTGTTGGATTTTGTTTATGTGTTGGTTGTGTTAGTATTGTATTGATTATTAGAGAGATTTACAAAGTTTCGGATGccattaaaaagaaattattagcAAAACATTTGAAACCATTAATGTTAATCATTTTAATGTTATcagaatttatttatatgtttATTTTCTATTCATATACAACTTCACGTAGAGGTCATTATCATGATGTCGTTGAAAAGTATATCCgatgtttatttattaacgCTTCAAATCCATCAATTTGTGAGGTTGAtgtatcaatttcatcaccCGCTCAttttttctttcatttttGTATGAGATTAATGGGTATTGAGGGTTTGATTTTCTTTGGTTTTACAAGACAAACTAAAAGAATATGGTTAAGATCATTTTGGCTTAATAATAGTTTCATTAAGAAATTAATACCATCACTTTCCTCTATATCCAGTGATGAGAAAACTTCAAACTCAAGTCATAGAACTACTAGGGGTTGTAGGGAAACTGAATTTGGTGAATCGATCGAACAATCAAATGATCCAGAACATTTTATCGAGTTATCAGGAGTagattcaaaaaattaa
- the fscE gene encoding G-protein-coupled receptor family protein (Similar to GPCR) — MISHIKKFINLYTIVFLLYILYSNENFFVKGQKLPPGFCPSPLIYRNTTDRQSDIDIGFQFLGETNCVQPCPSLILTENEWNKVFNMSLVAGTISMFALIFLIITYSPLVNNIKDYTRHTVGILFLFSGILIAMTTDGRQLWDIDLGFKKYCPEPGRFARQSDSKCLVTAIFFQFGCVTALLWWAAISVDLWITIKKIKISKKLFIIYTIAVNIVTIVLTFGPVGSKQYGYIDAAIGCWLMDLKYQVGYFWAPVGFCLCVGCVSIVLILKEIYNVSDAVKKKLLAKHLKPLMLIILMLTEFIYMFIFYSYTTSKKNHYHDIIEEYVVCLFVHAANPSVCKIGSTISPSAHFFFHLCIRLMGLEVLIFYGFTRQTRKIWMRSFWFNNSFIKRFLPSISSSNDSKSSNNKTSGRVTGGFGESSEQSNEPEQSIELSGIDDSKHDP, encoded by the exons ATGATAtctcatattaaaaaatttataaatttatatacaaTTGTTTTCCTTTTATATATTCTATAtagtaatgaaaatttttttgtaaaaggGCAAAAATTACCACCTGGGTTTTGTCCTTCTCCATTAATATATAGAAATACAACAGATAGACAAAGTGATATAGATATTGGCTTTCAATTTTTAGGTGAAACAAATTGTGTTCAACCATGTCCATC tttaattttaacaGAAAATGAATGgaataaagtttttaatatgTCATTAGTTGCGGGAACAATTTCAATGTTtgcattaatatttttaattattacatATAGTCCATtagttaataatattaaagattATACAAGACATACTGttggaattttatttttattttctggAATTTTAATTGCAATGACAACAGATGGTAGACAACTTTGGGATATTGATTtaggatttaaaaaatattgtcCAGAACCAGGTAGATTTGCAAGACAATCAGATTCAAAATGTTTAGTTACAGCAATTTTCTTTCAATTTGGTTGTGTAACTGCATTGTTATGGTGGGCTGCAATTTCAGTTGATTTATGgataacaattaaaaaaattaaaatttcaaagaaattatttataatttatacaATTGCAGTGAATATAGTTACCATAGTTTTAACATTTGGACCAGTTGGTTCTAAACAGTATGGTTACATTGATGCTGCAATTGGTTGTTGGTTAATGGATTTGAAATATCAAGTTGGTTATTTCTGGGCACCAGTTGGATTTTGTTTATGTGTTGGTTGTGTTAGTATAGTTTTAATTCTTAAAGAGATTTACAATGTTTCAGATGCcgttaaaaagaaattattagcAAAACATTTGAAACCATTAATGTTAATCATTTTAATGTTGAcagaatttatttatatgtttATTTTCTATTCATATAcaacttcaaaaaaaaatcattatcatgaTATTATTGAAGAGTATGTTGTATGTTTATTTGTTCACGCGGCAAATCCGTCCGTTTGTAAAATTGGTTCAACAATATCACCATCAGCTCACTTCTTTTTCCATTTATGTATTAGATTAATGGGTTTAgaagttttaattttctatGGATTTACAAGACAAACAAGAAAAATTTGGATGAGATCATTTTggtttaataatagttttattaaaagattctTACCATCTATTTCCTCATCAAATGActcaaaatcatcaaataataaaacaagcGGTCGTGTAACTGGTGGTTTTGGTGAATCATCTGAGCAATCAAATGAACCTgaacaatcaattgaattatcagGTATTGATGATTCTAAACATgatccataa